A DNA window from Armigeres subalbatus isolate Guangzhou_Male unplaced genomic scaffold, GZ_Asu_2 Contig819, whole genome shotgun sequence contains the following coding sequences:
- the LOC134204683 gene encoding tyrosine--tRNA ligase, cytoplasmic-like, whose translation MTALTWEEKEQLITRNLQEVLGQDSMRTILKERDLKVYWGTATTGKPHIAYFVPMSKIADFLKAGCEVTILFADLHAYLDNMKAPWSLLQERTKYYEAVIKAMLTSLGVPLDKLKFVCGTDYQLSKDYTLDVYKLSSVVTQHDAKKAGAEVVKQVDHPLLSGILYPGLQALDEEYLKVDAQFGGVDQRKIFTFAEKYMPQLGYAKRIHLMNPMIPGLAGGKMSSSEEDSKIDLLDSAAKVKSKIKKAFCEPGNIEDNGLLKFIKHVIYPMFKAGDGFEIKRKEEFGGDKKFEKYEDLEAMFASQELHPGDLKAAVEVYINRLLEPIRKVFNDDFHRALTERAYPTGASGKKSTAAQATGENTPDKVELKVGQIVEAIKHPDADTLCILTVDIGNETKKSIVSNLMAHYGLDELKGRSVVTLTNMKSSKIRGVESEGLVLCAFNQDKYEPLVVPEGAKVGERIIVEGFDNTKAEVPQLNPKKKVWDKIQAELKTNGDGEALWKEFSMLTLNGDRITSTLKECNVK comes from the exons ATGACGGCACTCACTTGGGAAGAAAAAGAACAACTAATCACCCGAAATCTGCAGGAGGTTTTAGGGCAGGACAGCATGCGGACCATTTTAAAAGAACGGGACCTAAAAGTGTACTGGGGAACTGCCACAACTGGTAAACCACATATTGCCTACTTCGTGCCCATGTCCAAGATTGCCGACTTCCTGAAAGCGGGTTGTGAGGTGACAATTCTGTTTGCGGACCTGCACGCCTATTTGGATAATATGAAGGCACCCTGGAGTTTACTGCAAGAGCGAACTAAGTACTACGAGGCGGTCATCAAAGCGATGCTGACTTCGCTGGGGGTGCCAttggataaattgaaatttgtctGCGGCACGGATTACCAGCTCTCGAAAGACTATACGCTGGATGTATACAAGTTGTCCTCCGTCGTAACCCAGCACGATGCCAAGAAGGCCGGGGCAGAGGTTGTGAAACAGGTTGATCATCCGCTGCTTTCGGGTATTTTATACCCAGGTCTGCAAGCGTTAGACGAAGAGTACCTCAAAGTTGACGCCCAGTTTGGAGGTGTGGATCAGAGGAAGATTTTCACTTTTGCGGAGAAGTACATGCCACAATTAGGGTATGCCAAAAGGATCCACTTAATGAATCCTATGATTCCCGGTTTGGCAGGTGGAAAGATGTCTTCAAGTGAAGAGGATTCCAAAATAGACCTTTTGGATAGCGCTGCGAAAGTAAAATCTAAGATAAAGAAGGCTTTCTGCGAGCCGGGTAATATCGAGGACAACGGATTACTTAAGTTTATAAAGCACGTTATTTATCCGATGTTTAAGGCTGGTGATGGTTTCGAGATTAAGCGCAAAGAAGAATTCGGTGGCGATAAAAAATTCGAAAAGTATGAAGACTTGGAAGCGATGTTCGCTTCTCAGGAATTGCACCCAGGAGATCTCAAGGCAGCTGTTGAGGTCTATATTAATCGGTTACTTGAACCGATTAGAAAGGTGtttaatgatgattttcatcggGCACTGACGGAACGAGCCTACCCAACTGGAGCATCAGGAAAAAAGAGCACAGCGGCACAGGCCACTGGAGAGAATACCCCCGACAAAGTGGAATTGAAGGTTGGTCAAATTGTGGAAGCAATAAAACATCCCGACGCAGACACACTGTGCATTTTAACAGTGGATATTGGTAACGAAACGAAGAAGTCCATCGTCAGTAATCTGATGGCCCATTATGGCCTCGATGAGCTGAAGGGCCGTTCGGTCGTGACGCTGACTAATATGAAGTCCTCGAAAATTCGTGGAGTGGAAAGCGAAGGCTTGGTGCTGTGTGCCTTCAATCAGGATAAGTACGAGCCGCTGGTCGTTCCGGAAGGCGCCAAAGTGGGCGAGCGGATAATCGTGGAAGGTTTTGACAACACTAAAGCAGAAGTGCCGCAGCTGAATCCGAAGAAAAAG GTTTGGGACAAAATTCAAGCGGAATTAAAAACGAATGGCGATGGGGAAGCGCTGTGGAAGGAGTTTTCGATGTTGACATTGAATGGCGATAGGATCACGAGCACTCTAAAAGAATGTAACGTCAAGTGA